GCGTTGTTCAACAAACATGGAGCATATCTCAACCCAAATGTAGTAAAGCCAGCAGTACTTGGACCTCCATAACCCTGCCAAGAAAATACCCTCGACCGGGACAAAGCTGGAGGAAACAAAACAAGAAATCGACCAAAGATAGCTCATCAAGAAATGAGCCAAGGATTACACATGGCCTAGCAGTATATAGCAGCAGTGGGCGGCTGCAGCGAGCCCATCCCCGCGGAGGACTCGCTCGCTCTACAAAGGCCACAGCTCGCGCGGCCCGCAGCGGCGACAGCGTCGCGCTGCCCCACACGCACCCACAACACCACCGCAGCGAAAAGCACCCTCGCTCCTCCTTTCCCTTCGcccccccttcctccctccgttCCCCTCGCGCACACTTCTTCCTccacccaccaccaccaggcCGGCCGGGGCGCCCCCCCCACTCCCCTGGCCTTGATGACTACTGCGCCCAACATCGAGATGATCGCCTCCTCGCTGCGCCACTGCTCTctcagcggcggcgggagcggccggcgccggggaggcAGCGGCAGGCGCCGCGGCGCCGAGGGCGGCGACGACAGCGAGGGCGTCACCGTCGAGCTCAACTCCGACGTCGCGCTACCCTACCACTGGGAGCAGTGCCTCGACATCCGGGTACGTCGCGGCATATACCGTATCTATCTAGGGGTTTCCTTCCTTCGTGCTCGCTGGGTGGGTtgcccgccgccatggccgccgaggcTCCTCGGCGCGGCGCCCGCGGGTTTCCCAATCATTGGGCCATAAATGCCCAACAGTCTACGAGGTAGGTgtgcgggcgccggcggcgcgtttGCTGGAACCGGAATGGATGGATCAATCATTCCCTCATTAATGGCGAAAGTGGCGAGCAGGCCGGTCGGATGGGGATAGGATTTCCTACCTTCATTAACTCGCTCCCGCCGGCCTGTCCCCCTCTTTTGttctcttgttcttggattctTGCCTTGCGTGCGTGTCCCCCCCGGTTCAGatcagcttcttcctccttgtTCTTCGGTTCCTTCCATCCCTCCCCGTGTTTGTTTTTTGACGGATTGTTTGGTCTGGGCAGAGATTTCCGGATTGTTGCCATCTCTTTGTTTGTGATTAGTCCCGCAGATATTTCAGGCACTGCACGCCTTGGCGCTTGTTCAATTTGATCTTCTTCCTGCTCTTTTCAGTTCTTCTTCAGAAAGGGAAAAAAACCCCGAACTTGTTTTTCGTTCTGGGTCGAGCTCAGAAAGATTGGAGTTTTCAGCATTGAATGCGAAGCCTCTCATGCATATGAATGCGCTCTTGTTCCATCTGCTTGTTCTCTTCTCCCAATTTCATACCGTGGGGGACTAATTAAGGCCGGGTTCAGATCTGTTTGTCTTCTCAATCCTGACACATCCCCGCGGATCCGGTCCTTTTTAATGTGTCTCTATCTGGAACTCCAGAATTCACCGCGGATTTCTTCAGGACCACCACGCTCTGCTGTTggcgcctcccctgcagctTAATCACCGAGCTTAATCTCCTGCAGCGCGCCAACTGCTTCCCCGCCGCAGAGAAAGAAATCTTTGCGTTGGAGCTCATGCCCTGCCTTCTGACCCACGCATTATAAACTGGAAAGGCCTGCAATACGCAACTCAAAATGTCCCCCCGCGTTTACTTTCATCCTGAAACCAACTTGCACTGTTGGCATGTGATTCTCTCCCTCACAAATTCAGAGAACCCAAAGGAAAGAGAGCATCTTTTTAACATCATCATCATAGGCGAAAAGTCCTTCCATCCGCAagcttttgctgaaaagctcctTTCCATCCCATTCCCTGAGGAAGAAGATCGATGTTGGTGAAGGCGTGTTTGGTGGTGCcgtcctcctctcctctccagcCCTGCCCAGCTGCAATCTGTTCCCTGGTACCTCCATAGTGCCCTGTCACCCCTAATGCCACTTGTTTGTGGGATATAAACAGACAAACAGAACATAACAAAGGAGATTTGTGTTGTATTTGATCCAGAGCATTGGCCATCTGCTCAGTCCCCTGTAGTACTCTGTGCATCACTAATGGTTTTTGCAGCATTAATGATTCTTGCAGACTGCCCGGCCGGCAAGTGTGTACTTGCAGATTCTCGTAATCTCAAGTACTAGGATTAGTCTACATGCGTATAGCTTTCTTGGACAGCAATTGCAATCTGATATAGTGATATCTAGTCATGTACGTTCTTGCATTCTTTTAGCAGATTCGTGATGTATATATTTGTATATCTGAGCTGATTTGTGCAGACGGGGCAAGTCTACTACAACAACTGGGAGGACGGCACCCGCACGACGGTGGACCCGCGCACGACATCGGCCTTCTCGCCGACGCCGCACTCCACGTCGTCGGCGTCCCGGCGCACCCGCCGCGCGTCCACCCAGTCGTCCGGCTACACCTCCGTGTCGTCCGTGGGCGCGGACGTCACCGGCGAGTGGCagggcgccgtcgccggcaacGACAGCGGCTACGACAACGACGACGAGgaagaggacgacgaggaggacggcgaggaggaggaggacgaggacgaggccgAGAGCAGCAGCACCACGAGCAGCAGCTCCAGCAGCACGGGCAGCAGCCGGGGCTCGGCCGTCTCGTCCACGCTCTCGTCCTTCTCCCCCACCGACGAGTCCGGCTCCGgcgacaacggcggcggcggcctcggcgccggGCACGTGCTCGTAGCGGCCGGGTGCCGCGCTTGCTTCATGTACTTCATGGTGCCCAAGCGCGCCGACGTGTGCCCCAAGTGCGGCAGCTCCGGCCTCCTCCACCTCAGCCGCAACGACTACGCCTGAGATGGATGGTGCCagccagctcgccgccgcccctagtTCGCTAATTGTAGGGGGACCTCTTCGCAATCGTTCAAGCTCTGTTGCTTAGGCCTTGGTACATCTTCCATAAGACTAGGTTTTTTGCCCCCGTGCGGAGAGGTCCCCAAATCCAATCTTTGCCATTTGATTCCTGCTACATTGTACGCCAATTGCCAATGTATGGGAGCAGAGAACAACCTTTTCCTAGCTAGAATTCTTTTTTTACTTCTCATTTTTAGCTGCTGTATTTTCCCTGGATGTcactgtccccccccccccccccccccctcttcacCTCTGCTTCTGAAATTTCTTGAACAAGGTAGAGAGAGACTGACCCCTCTTCATCTTCATTTCATCTGTTCTTCACTTACCCTCTTCAACAAGGGAATGAATGACCATTTAGCTTTGTTTTTGGGATTGGGCATTGCCATTTTCCAGGCAGGTTATCTCCTTTCTCATGTGGAGTATACACATGCCCTTGCTTTGGTAGCGTGCATGTATGTACATCAGACCAGACCAGCATTTATGAATCGTATGATCCAGAGCATGGTGTACATACAAGTTTACCAACCACTGGTGGGCCGGGCTGCTTGTTTTCTGGCGGTGCAATATTCTTTTGGTGTGTGGCTTGGAAGGGAGTGTATGTGTAGTAGAATACAGACGATGCGCCTGGCCTGGCCGGGCCTCGCTCCTGTTGCATTGCTGGTTGCTTGCTGCTGCTACCTCAGCCAGCAGCTCAGCTCGGCCAGGCTAGAGCTGAGCTCTACTCCCTCCGCTTCCGGTCCTAGCTACCATGTGCTCATCCGTATCTGACGCCGGCCCTGCCTGCACCTGTCATGCCATGCATGTTCCTGCCAACCAAAAAATTCCTTCACTTGTGATGGAGGGAGAGAAAGGCATGCTCATCAGTTAGGTTTTTCACACACATATACAATtatgtatatataatatatatgtatcttttgctttttcttgttcttttttACAATTATGTGTAAGATATGGGGAGGGTTTAGGGAGTGATATCAGATTGCAGGCTGCAGCTGGTTCACGTGCAGCAGCTGTGCTGGCGTGCTACGCTCTCGTCAGTGGAACTGGAATGTTTGTCATGTACTGTGCTATCCTTGGGTTTAAAACTGGAACAGTACTACGTTTTGTGCATCTTACTCTTGTGGTTATCGGCACTTAAAACCTAGCTATCCTGTGCTAATTCTTTATTCTTGAACACATGCTTTCTTGCATTGGCTTTAGTGTGAACTTGTGGAgcaatatatataataatagTGGGACTGGGCGTCTTCAATTAGGGTATATGAAACAGAGCAGCAACTTGCAAAGTGAATTATGCTTTACACCTGCTTTTTATTCGGCAAGTTCTAGGAGGAGCACGACGCATGTTTGTTCCCTCTCTTGTCCTTTTCTTACTCAAGATACTATTTAATCAGGGTGTTGAAGCTAGCATTAATGATCCGATCTTGAAACCTAGAAAAGCAGAGGCGCTGAATTAGTAGCATGTTTGTAAAGCTTCCTCTTTTACACCTAGAAAAGAAAAGGGCTGGCTGGAAGGAGACAAGTCCACAACACATGACATCGCGGTGAAGCTACAGACAAGTCTGAAACCATACGGACAAGGCAACAAACACATCAAACAAAAGAGGTATGCTTTTGAGAGGCCCTGCGCCATCCCCAGCAAAGTACAGCTAAACATGTAACCAAGTAGGTAGGAGATTCTTCACCACCCTACACTAACCCTCTTGTTTGTCTCTCCAATATTTGTTCttttgtgtgtatatatatttatactcCTACTTATGTATTTCTCAGGACAGATACACTCCTACTTATGTATTTCTCAGGAcagatacacacacacacacacaaaaagagTAGCAAACTTGTGTTTCTAAACCAATGACAGCATCATTCAtgactcttttttttactgggtAGCTCAAATGGACAATggttatttacttatttatttggAGTTCTGGGAAAGAGAACAAATGTCCTGTATAGCACTTTGGAAGGTTGCAAGAGGAGAGTGAGATCGATCGCACACACGATGGTTGTGCACGCATACGACGATACAACAGCAGACGGGTGGAGCTAAAAGATTTGATCTTGGGGACATGCATACGCATGAATATAATCGAATGAGAGCAAAGAGGACAAATGCGGTGGTAAACGCCGGGCTGCAGGAAAGCTGGGGCGCCGTTGTTTCCATCTGCCTGCGTCTCGGATGTGGGCGAGGGAGAAAAGTGGTCATGATGCATGTCTGTATGGAGAGAGATAGGACTGGCTGGTGTTTACaacacgagagagagagagagagaagacctTTATTTCCTCCCTCCACGGTTCGGCAGAAGGGGAATCTGTGCAGGAATGGGGGCCATGCCAATGCCATGCCAGCAGGCTCAGGTCGCCAGTGTTTGGGTGTGCATGCTCAGAGCCACCAGCTGCGCCCGCCAGCACAGCAGCTAGCAGGCTAGTGGCACCTCATGCAAGAAGCTAGAGAGTGAGAATGAACCTCGTGCCCGCCAATAATTCTGTATTTCTGCTCGGACATCCGCGGAGCTCCGTGGGCTTTATTATTAGTACTCCAGTAAATATTAGTACAAATGCGTAAAAAAGAAAGACTATAATCCTTCCAtcataaaatcataataaatcataagtCGCTTCGATTTTTCTACACACAAGGGTTTTTGTAAAGGATATAGACATATTATTTTTAGAGATATGTTGTTGTATTCTTGTACCCCAAACATGAGTATActgactatatatatatagagagagagagtcacTTCCCTATTGGTTGGGTGTGTGGtgctcctctctctctacaATCGTATATTTAGGTGCATAATAAAAGCTATAtatctaaaaaataaaactacctATAGTTTGAACGGATGGACAAGCTAATAATTAGAATTGTTAGCTCACCAACACCCTCTCTTATTTGTTAAATGCTCGTTTATGACCTTGCATTTTGATTGTGAGATAGACTTTACTCCCTCTATTTACGGATGATAGATAGTCTTATTTGAGATGTGCACAATAACCAAGGAAAAAATATTGCTTATGAATTCGACTTATCCCATTATTATGTACTTAGTGAAAAGAAGCCATCTTTAATGCTTAAATCTCGTGAAAACAAACGGTCTTTAATATCCCAGCTCCTACATGCAGCCAATTTAGGCCATCTCCAACTCACAGTGTCCATAGATGatgtttaaagaaaaaaaaagtaagaaACCAACTATAGACACTACCTCTCCAATGCATAGTTTCTATGATGAATGAAGAAGATAAATCTCATCCAATCCTCTCTTTTCTATCTCATTGCCTCACCCTATCACTCTTCTCCCTTTCTTGGTTcttgtgtagacatggtgtcttgcATGAGAAACCATGTCTATCCtattgtcgggtaccataatcaTGGGGCACTCTAACCAGGGATTAAAACACCCTCAAACGCGCAAGACAAGATTAGGCACCTGGGCTGAATCCTTCCCTAGAGCAGCGCTGACCTCCAAACTCGGATGCCCAAAGCCTCTTCAGGTACGAGAAGCCCAAGGACACACTCGACCCACGGCCCAGCTCCACGGTACGGCCCTTTCGAGGCCTCGCCAGCCGTTGAGCAAattccgcctcgttcgagggttCCCCGCCGAGGCCCCTCGAAGCACAGGCaagctccgcctcgctcgagaccaCCCTCGGCAGACTGTGGCAGCAAGGCAACCACCCGACGGGACGGGGCGCATTTATTCGCCAACCACTTCATGGAATGGGGCGGGAGTCAGCCGGCGTCAACCGGCGTCGGCCACTACGCCGCACAGCGGACATGACCGGCATCCCGTCCGCCTGTTCCGGCCCCTGTGCCGCTATTCCCGGCGCGATGCAGGTCTACGGTGCCCTGTGTGGGCTAGCCTGACATCGCCTCGCCACTGTACTGCCTACTCTTTGTACTTTCCtcccctgcaggaccctcggcggGCATGGGCGACGACCCTCGGACGCGGTACGGCCCTTGACCGGGGCAAGACCGATGTCTGCCGCACCCTCGATGCCCTACCTCATCCGACGCAGGGCACTGCACGTTCAGCAGCCATCGCCACGCCTCCAACTGACGCCACAGGACACGGACGCGCCCTGGGCACAGTCGGAGGATTCGCAAGGATGATGACCACGCAcggcgccatgccccacagcgcTTGGAGACAGGAACGACCAACAGTCCCCCctccccgattcggggagaaacAGACAGCCCCGTAGATATCTCACATATGTAACCTCTCCTTtagactataaaaggagggggaagCGCATGTACCTGGGAAGAATCAAGAACGCTCAgtcgcacacacacacacacacacacacacacacacacacacacacacacacacacacacacacacacacacacacacacacacacacacacacactcacaactcccgatattggcactcgtcTCAATCAGCTCTAGCGCACCcagggacttgggagcttctctccctctcccgcaCAAGCTTGTATCCCATACTACAAGCACcctggtgcaagataatacagtaccACCacctctgctggacgtacgacttgttggccggaaccaggataaacctggTGTCTctgtgtttcttcttgcatcaaccatctagagaCACGCAGCATTATTACTAGTTAGTG
This window of the Panicum virgatum strain AP13 chromosome 1K, P.virgatum_v5, whole genome shotgun sequence genome carries:
- the LOC120703015 gene encoding uncharacterized protein DDB_G0271670-like, with the translated sequence MTTAPNIEMIASSLRHCSLSGGGSGRRRGGSGRRRGAEGGDDSEGVTVELNSDVALPYHWEQCLDIRTGQVYYNNWEDGTRTTVDPRTTSAFSPTPHSTSSASRRTRRASTQSSGYTSVSSVGADVTGEWQGAVAGNDSGYDNDDEEEDDEEDGEEEEDEDEAESSSTTSSSSSSTGSSRGSAVSSTLSSFSPTDESGSGDNGGGGLGAGHVLVAAGCRACFMYFMVPKRADVCPKCGSSGLLHLSRNDYA